The Litchfieldia alkalitelluris genome has a window encoding:
- a CDS encoding sugar isomerase domain-containing protein, protein MSSVMSDYLTKIIGHLQKLHDEEGDSIQKAARVIADHIKQDKIVYAYGPGGHSNLGPQEIFFRAGGLMHISAMLDEGTLLNNGALRSMAMERTPGYGKIVIKEYGLQAGDLLLIINAYGMNAATIDAALEARKLGVKTIGVTSVRHASATPENHPARHPTKKNLHDLVDIVVDSKVEVGDAVVEIDGLDQKVAAMSTFANAYCLNSIVAETVDILVKDGVTPPIWMSGNAPGGDEANARFIKQFKERIKKL, encoded by the coding sequence TTGAGTTCAGTAATGTCAGACTATTTAACAAAAATTATTGGTCACCTCCAAAAGCTTCATGATGAAGAGGGAGACTCAATTCAAAAGGCAGCAAGAGTAATTGCTGATCATATTAAACAAGATAAAATTGTATATGCGTATGGACCCGGCGGACACTCCAATTTAGGTCCGCAAGAAATTTTCTTTCGCGCCGGCGGACTAATGCACATTAGTGCTATGCTCGATGAAGGAACACTGTTGAATAATGGGGCTCTACGATCAATGGCAATGGAACGTACACCTGGTTACGGTAAAATAGTCATTAAGGAATATGGATTACAGGCAGGAGATCTCTTACTTATTATTAATGCGTATGGAATGAATGCAGCAACTATTGATGCAGCACTTGAAGCTAGAAAATTAGGGGTTAAAACAATCGGAGTCACCTCTGTTAGGCATGCCTCTGCCACACCAGAAAATCACCCAGCACGACATCCGACTAAAAAAAATCTGCATGACTTAGTAGATATAGTTGTGGATTCAAAGGTTGAGGTAGGTGACGCGGTAGTAGAAATTGATGGCCTCGATCAAAAAGTAGCTGCTATGTCTACATTTGCCAACGCTTATTGTCTAAATTCAATTGTCGCAGAGACGGTAGATATACTTGTAAAAGATGGTGTTACACCTCCTATCTGGATGAGTGGAAATGCTCCCGGAGGAGATGAGGCAAATGCTCGTTTTATCAAACAGTTTAAAGAGAGAATTAAGAAGCTTTAG
- a CDS encoding glucosamine-6-phosphate deaminase produces MIKQPIKMKKIDKLRVEVYENRTDMGKSAGIAVANKMRDLLAKQKQVRMIFASAPSQNEFLEQLRQEDRIDWSRIIAFHMDEYIGLLKNSPQLFSNYIKDHLFSFVSPGEVHYINSANSISDECMRYKKLISEAPIDIVCLGIGENGHIAFNDPPVANFHDQEIVKPVKLDEMCRQQQVNDGCFPQLREVPTHALTLTIPTLLSGSYLFCIVPGKTKAAAIQSTLYGDISTTCPASCLRKHSNCVLYLDQDSFGVEI; encoded by the coding sequence TTGATCAAACAGCCTATCAAAATGAAGAAAATTGATAAATTAAGAGTAGAAGTTTATGAGAATAGAACGGATATGGGTAAATCTGCAGGAATAGCTGTAGCCAATAAGATGAGAGATTTATTAGCAAAGCAGAAACAGGTTCGCATGATTTTTGCATCGGCTCCGTCACAAAATGAATTTCTTGAACAGCTCAGACAAGAAGATAGAATTGATTGGTCACGCATTATAGCCTTTCATATGGATGAATATATTGGGTTGCTTAAAAATTCTCCTCAATTATTTAGCAACTACATAAAGGATCATTTGTTTTCTTTTGTGTCTCCAGGAGAAGTTCACTATATTAATAGTGCAAATTCTATTTCAGATGAATGTATGAGATATAAAAAACTGATTTCTGAGGCTCCAATTGATATCGTGTGTCTAGGAATTGGTGAAAACGGACATATCGCTTTTAACGATCCACCTGTCGCTAATTTTCATGACCAAGAGATTGTTAAGCCTGTTAAATTAGATGAGATGTGTCGGCAGCAGCAAGTAAATGATGGGTGTTTTCCACAATTGAGGGAAGTACCTACACATGCTCTTACATTAACTATACCCACCTTATTATCAGGAAGTTATTTATTTTGTATTGTACCAGGTAAAACGAAGGCTGCAGCAATCCAGTCTACACTATATGGGGACATTTCCACAACATGTCCGGCAAGTTGTTTACGGAAGCATTCAAACTGTGTGCTTTATCTAGACCAAGATTCCTTTGGGGTAGAAATATAA
- a CDS encoding ROK family transcriptional regulator, with protein MNHKGTAILREINQKNVLSFLRRHKTCSRMDLVKALGVSKNTISLIIDQLIKDRIVKDVGLEEQQGAGRPRKLITLDPNAYHSIGLSFNNKTCNYVVVNYFLDVIEKGEFFFSADLFSSMSQQITGLAKQLQDKYPGSIGLSISIPGLVDPETGVVHESTHLGWKNTNLKEILESVISMPVHVINNVKASALGSIEKMADSNLSSAFYIRIEDGVGGALIIDNKIYNGISWSAGEFGHISVDPNGPLCNCGQKGCIETLISFPVFKKTLEQMNQHYEELASHSCPSLIKDVLSQYGNYIGIGITHIIHLINPEAILIESPYNQVDSFRKATIDSINDRALKLPLYHTNIQFIEPSLSSAFGAGVYGVLKFEEV; from the coding sequence ATGAATCATAAGGGGACTGCAATATTAAGAGAAATAAACCAAAAGAATGTACTCTCATTTTTACGGAGACATAAAACCTGTTCACGTATGGATTTGGTGAAAGCGTTGGGTGTCAGCAAAAATACAATTTCATTGATTATCGATCAACTAATTAAAGATAGGATTGTAAAAGACGTTGGATTAGAAGAGCAACAAGGGGCTGGTAGACCAAGAAAGTTAATTACGTTAGACCCCAATGCTTATCACTCTATCGGTCTATCATTTAACAATAAAACATGCAACTATGTGGTCGTGAACTATTTTCTTGATGTAATAGAAAAGGGGGAATTTTTCTTTTCCGCAGATCTATTTTCTTCAATGAGCCAACAAATTACCGGCCTGGCTAAACAGTTACAAGATAAATACCCCGGGAGCATTGGATTAAGCATTTCCATTCCTGGACTAGTCGATCCTGAAACCGGAGTCGTACACGAGTCAACTCATTTAGGATGGAAAAATACGAACCTGAAAGAAATCTTGGAAAGTGTAATATCTATGCCAGTACATGTAATAAATAATGTAAAAGCTTCTGCTCTTGGTTCTATTGAAAAAATGGCTGATTCCAATCTTTCCAGCGCCTTCTATATTAGAATAGAAGATGGAGTAGGAGGAGCATTAATAATTGACAATAAGATCTATAACGGTATTAGTTGGTCTGCTGGTGAATTTGGTCATATAAGCGTAGATCCAAATGGACCACTTTGCAATTGTGGTCAGAAAGGCTGTATAGAAACACTTATCAGTTTTCCAGTTTTTAAGAAAACCCTGGAACAAATGAATCAACATTACGAGGAATTGGCTTCCCATTCTTGTCCAAGTCTCATTAAAGATGTCCTATCTCAATATGGTAACTATATTGGAATTGGAATTACCCATATAATACATCTAATAAACCCTGAGGCCATCTTGATTGAAAGTCCATATAATCAAGTGGATAGCTTTAGAAAAGCTACAATAGATTCAATCAACGACAGAGCCTTAAAACTTCCACTTTATCATACAAATATTCAATTTATCGAACCCTCCCTTTCATCCGCATTCGGTGCAGGAGTATATGGAGTGTTGAAATTTGAAGAGGTTTAA
- a CDS encoding AGE family epimerase/isomerase, translating into MSRKSVHLRRDLLDFYKGQINNTLLPFWHRAVDTENGGVFTCYSNDGSTLISKDKYTWSQGRFLWLWSRLASMINKKCIEGNKEVYLAQANKTANFLMDHVFLPNGNCAFLLNEKGNMKESVLGKGYDTSFYADCFVILGMAEYIRVTKKSNFLQPVLNLYDRIVDRLQTGEVRSEPYPIPTGYRSHSVSMIMLNVTQELGEVLVSLNHKRSQEIKKKSLLYMHEIMDKFLLEEGRIVELLTEDPSKRDTLLSQHVNPGHAIECMWFVMISASRVGNKEVIERAAKVIKWAFQIGWDEEHGGLFRFVDCNGGQPAGRLIDDPYEKLILDTWDTKLWWPHSETLYATLLGYSLTHDLELLFLYDSMEKYVFRTFPNPNTDIGEWIQIRARNAEPINKVVALPVKDPYHILRNMLLIVELLYDKTDIMGCS; encoded by the coding sequence ATGAGCAGAAAGTCAGTCCATTTACGAAGGGATTTACTTGATTTCTATAAAGGACAAATAAATAATACCCTTCTCCCTTTTTGGCATCGAGCAGTAGATACAGAAAATGGCGGCGTGTTTACATGCTACAGTAATGATGGAAGTACCTTAATAAGTAAAGATAAATATACCTGGTCACAGGGAAGGTTTTTGTGGTTATGGTCAAGACTAGCCTCCATGATTAATAAGAAATGTATTGAAGGTAACAAGGAAGTATATTTGGCCCAAGCTAACAAAACGGCCAATTTTTTAATGGACCATGTTTTTTTACCTAATGGCAATTGTGCTTTTTTGTTAAATGAAAAAGGTAATATGAAAGAATCAGTTTTAGGGAAGGGGTACGATACAAGTTTTTATGCTGATTGTTTTGTCATACTAGGCATGGCGGAATATATTCGAGTCACGAAAAAGAGTAATTTTTTGCAGCCAGTACTTAATCTTTATGACAGAATAGTAGACCGTCTTCAAACGGGAGAAGTTCGTAGTGAACCCTATCCGATTCCAACGGGATATCGATCCCACTCTGTATCAATGATTATGTTAAATGTGACCCAAGAACTAGGTGAGGTCTTAGTTTCACTGAATCATAAACGAAGTCAGGAGATTAAGAAAAAGAGTCTTTTATATATGCATGAAATAATGGATAAGTTTTTACTGGAAGAAGGAAGAATTGTTGAGTTATTAACGGAAGATCCTTCTAAAAGGGATACATTATTATCGCAACATGTAAATCCAGGCCATGCAATTGAATGTATGTGGTTTGTTATGATATCAGCAAGTCGTGTCGGTAATAAAGAAGTAATCGAGCGGGCAGCAAAAGTCATAAAATGGGCATTCCAAATAGGTTGGGATGAGGAGCACGGGGGATTGTTTCGGTTTGTCGATTGTAATGGAGGTCAGCCAGCAGGGAGACTAATTGATGACCCCTATGAAAAGTTAATCTTAGATACATGGGATACGAAGCTTTGGTGGCCTCATTCAGAGACGCTGTATGCAACTTTACTAGGATACTCACTAACTCATGATTTAGAATTGTTATTTCTTTATGATAGCATGGAAAAGTATGTTTTTCGCACCTTCCCAAATCCAAATACAGATATTGGAGAGTGGATCCAAATTCGGGCGAGGAATGCCGAGCCAATTAATAAAGTAGTTGCCTTACCTGTCAAGGATCCGTACCATATTCTTCGAAATATGTTACTCATCGTTGAGCTACTTTATGACAAAACAGACATAATGGGGTGTTCATAA
- a CDS encoding neutral/alkaline non-lysosomal ceramidase N-terminal domain-containing protein encodes MKSALKVGVGKMTITPEHPVPLAGFKERKNPFEGISHPLHLRVLFFQLEELGKVNRSILVSADLIWWDTNRTKKLHKRIAEKWGLAESAIILHATHTHSGPQTSDQFTPSLGSLDYGYLDFLEEQLMIGLEQAYQNLESVTIMHGVGKCEIGIHRRKLLNGKVVMAPNPDGPSDSEVNVIKFQTKTKRTKALITHYACHPTTTGDNYVSSEYPGVAMDIVEQYHKGETVAIFLQGCSGDIRPFLMNTGIFFRGTDAEVRKLGKLLADQIISVVSKPMNFVEPKMKSENFRILLPFKDLPSLEELKSKIKEEDVIGEWSSLLVGNPNRVRTTIPVECTYLQLSDSLAFLGMNAEVVVEYGIWIKMISSGKVLPIPYSNGMIGYIPTARQLVEGGYEAEESIFYFGLPGPFSPSIENEIKKSIRKQLGGNILDQTAYQNEEN; translated from the coding sequence GTGAAATCAGCTTTAAAAGTAGGGGTTGGGAAGATGACTATTACACCCGAGCACCCTGTCCCATTAGCAGGTTTTAAAGAGCGAAAAAATCCCTTTGAAGGGATTTCACATCCTTTACATCTTCGTGTGTTATTTTTTCAATTAGAAGAATTGGGAAAGGTAAATAGGAGCATTTTGGTAAGTGCGGACCTAATATGGTGGGATACGAACCGTACGAAGAAGCTTCATAAAAGGATTGCGGAGAAATGGGGCTTAGCGGAATCTGCAATTATCCTACATGCAACTCATACACATTCCGGTCCACAAACAAGTGATCAATTTACACCTTCACTAGGGTCTCTAGATTATGGGTATCTTGACTTTTTAGAAGAACAATTAATGATTGGTTTGGAACAGGCTTATCAAAATTTGGAGTCCGTCACTATTATGCATGGTGTGGGGAAGTGTGAGATTGGTATTCATCGAAGAAAACTTTTGAATGGCAAGGTTGTTATGGCACCTAACCCAGATGGTCCGTCTGACTCTGAGGTAAATGTTATAAAGTTCCAAACAAAAACGAAACGAACCAAGGCTTTGATTACCCATTATGCTTGTCACCCGACTACGACAGGAGATAACTATGTTTCTTCAGAATATCCAGGGGTGGCAATGGATATTGTCGAACAGTACCACAAAGGTGAGACGGTAGCTATTTTTTTACAAGGTTGCAGCGGGGATATTCGTCCTTTTCTTATGAATACTGGTATTTTTTTCCGAGGAACAGACGCAGAGGTGCGAAAACTTGGAAAACTTTTAGCAGATCAGATTATTTCAGTTGTATCTAAGCCTATGAATTTTGTAGAGCCTAAGATGAAAAGTGAAAATTTCCGGATATTACTGCCTTTTAAAGACTTACCAAGCTTAGAAGAACTAAAGTCAAAAATAAAGGAAGAAGATGTAATAGGAGAATGGAGTTCATTATTAGTAGGGAATCCGAATCGAGTTCGCACAACAATCCCTGTAGAGTGTACTTACTTACAACTATCAGATTCTCTGGCTTTTTTAGGGATGAATGCTGAGGTTGTGGTTGAATATGGAATATGGATTAAAATGATTTCATCTGGAAAAGTCTTACCTATTCCTTATAGTAATGGAATGATTGGTTATATTCCTACAGCCAGACAATTAGTAGAAGGTGGATACGAAGCTGAGGAATCAATTTTTTACTTTGGATTGCCCGGACCCTTTTCGCCAAGTATTGAAAATGAGATAAAGAAGTCAATAAGGAAGCAGCTGGGAGGTAACATACTTGATCAAACAGCCTATCAAAATGAAGAAAATTGA
- the nagA gene encoding N-acetylglucosamine-6-phosphate deacetylase — protein sequence MKEYIGIHYRTGNPVRFKVKNGVILDYSDLTGEKSESLPYIAPGLIDMQINGYGGIDFNTVPVSEESIIKVTSMLWQEGVTSYLPTVITNSDENIEDIVKTIAKVCEENPTVNRCIAGIHVEGPFISLEDEPRGAHQKEYVKRPDWNLFQKWQEAAGGRIKIITLSPEWEGATDFIRKCKEQGVTVSIGHTSSSPEQIQEAVTAGARMSTHLGNGAHLMLPRHPNYLWEQLAHDELWSCMIADGFHLPDSVLKVILRTKQEKAMLVSDAISFSGMEPGEYTTHIGGKVVLTPEGKLHLAENQKLLAGSVQMLKWGIENLVHQDLCSFDEAWEMASVRPARFLNLPQQTGLNEGAPADFIQFIKKENQIHILQTVKDGKSVYQNPV from the coding sequence ATGAAGGAATATATTGGTATACATTATCGAACAGGTAACCCTGTTAGATTTAAGGTGAAGAATGGAGTGATTCTGGACTATTCCGATTTAACCGGTGAAAAGAGTGAATCACTACCCTATATTGCACCTGGTTTGATTGACATGCAGATAAATGGGTATGGTGGGATTGATTTTAACACTGTTCCAGTTAGTGAAGAAAGTATTATCAAAGTGACCAGCATGCTGTGGCAAGAAGGCGTCACCTCTTACTTACCAACGGTGATTACGAATAGTGATGAGAACATTGAGGATATCGTCAAGACCATAGCAAAGGTATGTGAAGAGAATCCTACAGTAAATCGCTGTATTGCAGGTATCCATGTAGAAGGTCCCTTTATTTCACTAGAAGATGAACCGAGGGGAGCTCATCAAAAAGAGTATGTGAAACGCCCGGATTGGAATCTCTTTCAGAAGTGGCAGGAGGCAGCTGGTGGTCGAATTAAGATTATTACGCTCTCACCTGAATGGGAAGGGGCAACAGATTTTATACGGAAATGTAAGGAACAAGGTGTTACAGTTTCAATTGGTCACACATCTTCTTCACCTGAGCAAATTCAAGAGGCAGTTACTGCAGGAGCTCGTATGTCTACTCATCTTGGGAATGGTGCTCATCTAATGCTTCCCAGGCATCCTAATTATCTTTGGGAACAGTTAGCACATGATGAGTTATGGTCTTGTATGATTGCTGATGGCTTTCATTTACCGGATTCGGTTTTGAAGGTGATACTAAGGACTAAACAGGAAAAGGCCATGTTAGTAAGTGATGCGATTTCCTTTAGTGGAATGGAGCCAGGAGAGTATACCACTCATATTGGCGGTAAGGTGGTATTAACACCAGAAGGTAAGCTTCACTTAGCAGAAAATCAAAAGCTTCTGGCTGGTTCCGTACAAATGCTGAAATGGGGAATAGAAAATCTCGTTCATCAGGATTTATGTTCATTCGACGAGGCCTGGGAAATGGCATCAGTCAGGCCGGCTCGATTTCTTAACCTACCACAACAAACTGGACTAAACGAAGGGGCACCTGCTGATTTTATCCAATTTATAAAAAAAGAAAATCAAATTCATATTCTTCAAACGGTGAAGGATGGAAAAAGTGTCTATCAGAATCCTGTTTAA
- a CDS encoding ankyrin repeat domain-containing protein, whose translation MADTLFEIALKKRKISLLEQLIPYQHLTSERRAAIIKQFMSTKNTFVMPLIHTLESKEDIQACLYPAIFHKKVDAVKLLLEKGANPNKRSEYGQIPFHYAVSTKEAHRELIEALIQYGADVNVKNKYSATPISLAASYGNLELLQLLEEKGATINEDVLRSAATSSRFEVVNYLLKKGIPVTHKVYFMVMMMNKKEMANYLFQYDPLFKLTPTPNYNVLSIAACKNYLDLILKMMKRGLPEDEEEKKMICSTALIAAIDSGHLHLLPIFFEHGADINCIIDDETPLDVARYNRNTAIIKWIKERGGVSSGIKKLPI comes from the coding sequence ATGGCAGATACTTTATTTGAGATCGCATTAAAGAAACGAAAGATCTCACTACTAGAGCAACTGATACCATATCAACATCTAACAAGTGAGCGGAGAGCAGCTATCATCAAACAGTTTATGAGTACAAAAAACACATTTGTCATGCCTTTGATCCACACACTTGAATCAAAAGAGGATATTCAAGCATGCTTATACCCAGCAATTTTTCACAAGAAGGTAGATGCAGTAAAGCTCCTGCTTGAAAAGGGTGCTAATCCCAACAAAAGAAGTGAATATGGACAGATCCCTTTTCACTATGCTGTATCAACCAAGGAAGCGCATAGAGAATTAATCGAAGCGTTGATACAATATGGAGCTGATGTGAATGTAAAAAATAAATATAGTGCCACTCCAATCAGCTTGGCTGCAAGTTATGGAAATCTAGAGCTCCTTCAGCTCCTCGAAGAAAAGGGGGCCACCATAAACGAAGATGTACTCAGATCAGCTGCAACATCGAGCCGGTTTGAAGTCGTTAACTATCTGTTAAAGAAAGGAATACCCGTTACCCATAAAGTGTATTTTATGGTGATGATGATGAACAAAAAAGAGATGGCTAATTACTTATTTCAGTATGACCCTCTTTTCAAATTAACCCCTACTCCCAACTACAACGTCTTATCGATAGCAGCTTGTAAAAATTATTTGGACTTGATATTGAAGATGATGAAAAGAGGACTTCCAGAAGACGAAGAAGAAAAAAAGATGATTTGTTCAACAGCTTTGATTGCGGCAATTGACTCTGGACACCTCCACCTCCTTCCTATTTTTTTCGAGCATGGTGCAGATATCAACTGTATCATCGATGACGAAACCCCGCTTGATGTTGCAAGATACAACAGAAATACAGCCATCATCAAGTGGATAAAAGAACGAGGTGGTGTTAGTTCGGGGATTAAAAAACTACCTATATAA
- a CDS encoding sodium:solute symporter family protein, translated as MASLDWVVIIFYLLIMVGIGIWSFKMIKGSDDYFVAGGKLPWWLSGASHHVSGYSGVVFSAYAGIAYSFGFTIYMWWAVAITISVITGAYLIAPRWARLRMKLKIESPLEYLSIRYNMPTQQLMAWSGVVLKLFDVGAKWTAIAILLNGFTGVPLIYGILISGGVSLLYITVGGLWADVWNDFVQFAVQIIAGLVMFFVVISKLGGVSSIFTMWGELPAGNADLFREPYTVAFFIAFIFITFFSYNGGTWNLAQRYIASPSGSEAKKSALFSGVLYLIWPLIMFFPMWAAPIFFPSLDDPNQVYSIMTIEFLPVGLVGLVLASLFAATMSMTSGDINTVSAVITKDILPTISSKVRTLDKKASLKLARIITLIFTGLTLLLGMNADHFGGVLGLIISWFGALVGPISIPMLLGLLPRFKHSNSAAAIGSIIAGLITFVVFKYGLSEVAQSISISAPLAISLITYIGMGWLNRNQPVPQEVEDLLDALSDENTPFTDNSIKA; from the coding sequence ATGGCTTCTTTAGATTGGGTCGTTATAATTTTTTACTTACTAATAATGGTTGGAATTGGAATTTGGTCGTTTAAAATGATTAAGGGTTCCGATGACTACTTTGTAGCCGGGGGGAAATTACCTTGGTGGTTATCTGGAGCATCTCACCACGTATCTGGGTATAGTGGGGTTGTATTTTCTGCATATGCAGGTATTGCCTATTCATTTGGCTTTACCATTTATATGTGGTGGGCTGTAGCTATTACAATCAGTGTGATCACTGGTGCTTACTTAATTGCTCCAAGATGGGCACGTCTTCGAATGAAGTTGAAAATTGAATCTCCTCTTGAGTACTTATCTATTCGTTATAATATGCCAACCCAACAACTAATGGCTTGGAGTGGTGTTGTCTTAAAGTTATTCGATGTGGGAGCGAAATGGACAGCAATTGCGATATTATTAAATGGATTTACTGGAGTACCACTCATTTATGGAATATTAATTTCTGGAGGGGTTTCGTTACTTTATATTACGGTTGGGGGATTATGGGCAGATGTTTGGAATGATTTCGTTCAGTTTGCCGTTCAAATTATCGCCGGCCTTGTTATGTTCTTTGTTGTAATATCCAAATTAGGAGGAGTTAGCTCAATCTTCACGATGTGGGGTGAGCTTCCAGCAGGAAATGCTGATTTATTCCGTGAGCCTTATACTGTTGCATTCTTCATAGCCTTTATCTTTATCACATTCTTCAGTTATAACGGAGGTACCTGGAACCTAGCACAACGTTATATTGCATCTCCATCTGGGTCGGAAGCCAAAAAATCTGCCCTTTTCTCTGGTGTTTTATATTTAATCTGGCCACTTATTATGTTCTTCCCAATGTGGGCAGCACCTATCTTCTTTCCAAGCTTAGACGATCCAAATCAAGTTTATTCCATCATGACAATAGAATTCTTACCAGTTGGATTAGTTGGATTGGTGTTAGCAAGTCTCTTTGCTGCAACGATGTCTATGACCTCGGGTGATATTAATACTGTATCTGCAGTTATTACGAAGGATATTCTCCCGACAATATCCAGTAAGGTAAGAACTTTGGACAAAAAAGCTTCTCTTAAACTAGCACGGATTATTACCCTAATATTTACAGGTTTAACGTTACTACTAGGTATGAATGCGGATCACTTTGGAGGGGTTCTCGGACTTATTATTTCTTGGTTCGGTGCATTAGTGGGACCAATCTCCATTCCGATGCTGCTTGGATTATTGCCTAGATTTAAACATAGCAATTCAGCAGCAGCGATTGGTTCCATTATTGCAGGTTTAATCACTTTTGTTGTCTTCAAGTATGGGCTATCAGAAGTGGCACAATCAATTAGTATCTCTGCACCGCTTGCTATTTCTCTGATTACCTATATCGGTATGGGATGGTTAAATCGAAATCAACCTGTTCCTCAAGAGGTTGAGGATTTATTGGATGCCTTAAGTGATGAAAACACACCGTTTACTGATAACTCAATCAAGGCGTAA
- a CDS encoding DUF2075 domain-containing protein, whose product MIIYNETSSDFISHIYENKIGYVLKENVFKRMNKVVSESELRSWENSLPQMAKVLRDAGLKKDTHVLLEYKLPSTEKRIDFLITGRDQKGKKNAMIIELKQWNKAKAAEGNGIVRTFLGGRERETVHPSYQASSYKRFLLNFNESLYTDTSIQLSSCAFLHNYIQNPNSEPLLDKRYKGYLDESPLFFQFNDRDLAKRIKNLVSEGQGGSIAEAIEHGRIRPSKKLVETVGSLIEGNEEFILLDEQKVAYEKVVSLYNKLETQTNQKHVIIIKGGPGTGKSVIGLNLMSHLLKSDAYAEYITPNQAFREILRKKLVGKSSHVEVRDLFKGSASYVQTPKDYFDVLICDEAHRLKEHGHMKKKIEGENQATQIIRSSKVSVFFVDDMQIISKKDIGSVKLIEEEAKKLEADIHVVELESQYRCSGSGNYISWLNSLLGFTEVEVPLEGEFEFKVVSNPNELVEEIIEKRGGRLLAGYAWDWTKNAPFGQLPNDVVIEEHNFALPWNDPNRIDWAIHPDCANQIGCIHTVQGLEMDYVGVIIGKDLGYDPETNSIIIRREEFKDKGARPAKPKKGQDNPLFDLVRNTYKTLMTRGMKGCYVYCCDEELGRYLKKKSKL is encoded by the coding sequence ATGATTATATATAATGAAACGTCCTCAGATTTTATTAGTCATATTTATGAAAATAAAATTGGTTATGTGTTGAAGGAAAATGTTTTCAAGAGAATGAATAAGGTTGTTTCGGAAAGTGAACTAAGATCCTGGGAAAACTCTCTTCCACAAATGGCGAAAGTATTAAGGGATGCTGGTTTAAAGAAAGATACTCATGTCCTACTTGAGTACAAGCTTCCTTCCACAGAAAAGAGGATTGATTTTTTAATTACTGGCAGAGATCAAAAGGGTAAGAAGAACGCAATGATTATTGAGTTGAAGCAGTGGAACAAGGCGAAGGCTGCTGAAGGTAATGGGATTGTAAGGACATTTCTTGGTGGTAGGGAACGGGAGACTGTGCATCCTTCGTATCAAGCATCATCGTATAAACGCTTTTTGCTTAACTTTAACGAGTCCTTATATACAGATACATCTATCCAGTTATCTTCTTGTGCATTTCTACATAATTATATTCAGAATCCAAATAGTGAGCCATTATTGGATAAAAGATATAAAGGGTATTTGGATGAATCTCCATTATTTTTTCAGTTTAATGATAGAGATTTGGCGAAACGGATTAAAAACTTAGTTTCAGAGGGACAAGGTGGAAGCATTGCAGAGGCCATTGAACATGGTAGAATTCGTCCTTCTAAGAAGCTTGTTGAGACGGTTGGATCGCTGATTGAAGGTAATGAGGAGTTTATATTATTAGATGAACAGAAGGTTGCATATGAAAAAGTGGTTAGTCTGTACAATAAGTTAGAAACGCAGACAAATCAAAAACATGTAATCATCATTAAAGGTGGACCTGGAACTGGAAAGTCTGTGATTGGACTTAATTTAATGAGTCACCTATTAAAGTCAGATGCATATGCCGAATATATTACACCAAATCAGGCATTCAGAGAGATTCTCCGGAAGAAATTAGTAGGAAAATCTAGTCATGTTGAAGTAAGAGATTTGTTTAAAGGTTCTGCCTCCTATGTTCAGACACCGAAGGATTACTTCGATGTACTGATTTGTGACGAAGCACATCGACTGAAGGAACATGGGCATATGAAAAAGAAAATTGAAGGTGAGAATCAAGCGACTCAGATTATCAGGTCATCAAAGGTGAGTGTCTTTTTTGTAGATGACATGCAAATCATATCTAAAAAAGACATAGGAAGTGTAAAGCTCATTGAAGAAGAGGCTAAAAAGCTTGAAGCAGATATACATGTGGTAGAGCTAGAATCCCAATATCGCTGCTCTGGGTCAGGAAATTACATCTCTTGGTTGAACAGTTTGCTAGGATTCACCGAGGTAGAGGTTCCGCTTGAAGGTGAGTTCGAGTTTAAAGTAGTATCTAACCCAAATGAACTGGTCGAGGAAATCATAGAAAAGCGTGGAGGAAGACTTCTCGCAGGATATGCATGGGATTGGACAAAGAATGCACCCTTCGGTCAATTACCAAATGATGTGGTGATTGAAGAGCACAACTTTGCCCTACCGTGGAATGACCCCAATCGAATTGATTGGGCCATACATCCTGATTGTGCTAATCAGATAGGATGTATACATACAGTTCAAGGACTAGAAATGGATTATGTAGGAGTTATTATTGGAAAGGATCTTGGATATGATCCAGAAACGAACTCTATCATTATTCGCAGAGAAGAGTTTAAGGATAAAGGTGCAAGGCCAGCTAAGCCGAAAAAGGGGCAGGACAATCCACTTTTTGATTTAGTTCGGAATACATATAAAACTCTAATGACAAGAGGGATGAAGGGTTGCTATGTGTATTGTTGTGATGAAGAGCTTGGGAGATATCTGAAGAAGAAAAGTAAGTTGTAA